The Triticum aestivum cultivar Chinese Spring chromosome 3A, IWGSC CS RefSeq v2.1, whole genome shotgun sequence genome includes a region encoding these proteins:
- the LOC123059662 gene encoding uncharacterized protein, protein MAAPNQRGGSGRKKTVLRRIEQEDARHVSYAKRRAGLFNKASELAVLTRAQVAALAFSPGGKAFTFGHPSVDSVVERFLAGEGLGACPRAQGAANDRFLAAEGAGAGAGAGEGATDEDNVKRLAQKLAEMRAELTEVKKQKKRIDKAMAKERAAGDQIAAWVDPKVRDMGDDDMAAFFATLLKVKTDVSHRANQVLLDFSRKVEITRLPPAQIFGGSIFEIGSSSGSAHAGMEFQFLVPPPQGQGFEAGMDMHQMVMAALPPPQGFPSAIDMQVQQQMVMEMPPAQVLAAGSMDMQQQIVMEMPPAQVIAAGVDMQEMPPAQVVAAGMDMQEMPPPPGFAAGIDIMEQMQMMIGQPPSFEAGMETEFQQCLMAMPPPEFPAGLEMAQQVLEPNAEEEEI, encoded by the coding sequence ATGGCGGCACCTAACCAGAGGGGTGGCAGCGGCCGGAAGAAGACCGTACTCCGCCGGATCGAGCAGGAGGATGCCCGGCACGTCTCCTACGCCAAGCGCCGAGCGGGGCTCTTCAACAAGGCCAGCGAGCTGGCTGTGCTCACGCGCGCCCAGGTAGCCGCCCTCGCCTTCTCTCCCGGCGGCAAGGCATTCACCTTCGGCCACCCCTCCGTCGACTCTGTCGTAGAACGCTTCCTGGCGGGGGAAGGTTTGGGTGCTTGCCCGAGGGCGCAGGGCGCTGCCAATGACCGTTTCCTGGCGGCGGAGGGTGCCGGGGCCGGGGCCGGCGCGGGGGAGGGCGCTACCGACGAAGACAACGTGAAGAGGCTGGCCCAGAAGCTCGCCGAGATGCGCGCGGAGCTGACGGAggtgaagaagcagaagaagcgcATCGACAAGGCCATGGCTAAGGAGCGCGCCGCGGGGGACCAGATTGCGGCGTGGGTCGACCCCAAGGTGCGCGACATGGGGGACGATGACATGGCCGCCTTCTTTGCCACGCTCCTCAAGGTAAAGACCGACGTCTCCCACCGCGCCAACCAGGTTCTATTGGACTTCAGCCGCAAGGTTGAAATCACCCGGTTGCCCCCGGCCCAGATCTTCGGTGGCAGCATCTTTGAGATCGGTAGCAGCAGCGGCAGCGCCCACGCCGGGATGGAGTTCCAGTTTCTGGTGCCTCCACCGCAGGGGCAGGGGTTCGAGGCCGGGATGGATATGCAccagatggtgatggcggcgctgcCTCCGCCTCAGGGGTTCCCCTCCGCGATAGATATGCAAGTGCAACAGCAGATGGTGATGGAGATGCCTCCGGCTCAGGTGCTCGCCGCCGGGAGCATGGATATGCAACAGCAGATAGTGATGGAGATGCCTCCGGCTCAGGTGATCGCCGCTGGGGTGGATAtgcaggagatgcctccagctcAGGTGGTTGCCGCCGGGATGGATATGCAGGAGATGCCTCCGCCGCCGGGGTTCGCTGCCGGGATTGATATTATGGAGCAGATGCAAATGATGATTGGTCAGCCGCCGTCGTTCGAGGCTGGGATGGAGACAGAGTTTCAGCAATGTCTTATGGCAATGCCGCCACCGGAGTTCCCTGCCGGGTTGGAGATGGCGCAGCAGGTGCTTGAGCCCAACGCCGAAGAAGAGGAGATCTAA